A genomic stretch from Frigoribacterium sp. PvP032 includes:
- a CDS encoding amino acid ABC transporter permease: protein MSTNVLYDAPGPKSRRTSRIISVVGVVLVLALVAYVAYLLGRPRVSANGAVTASVLDPSRWDILLDRNLWRNIGRGWLATVQAAAVASVLAVAIGVLFSFLRTARTAWVRVPTTIVLEFFRGMPVLLMMLFILLVFSTGAFWAVVAALAVYNGALIGEALRSGIAALPRGQREAGLAIGLSPVQTRFAIEFPQAFRQMLPIILAQLVVLLKDTSLGYIVGYVELTRQGLNRLGTSYGSTYTFTLFAVVLVVYLITNLVFSYVVRVVDRRTGRRGVIRTKGGGGGLGGPGLLARAGRPNIPATTGDASGGGGGGR, encoded by the coding sequence ATGAGCACGAACGTCCTCTACGACGCCCCTGGCCCGAAGTCCCGCCGTACCTCGCGCATCATCTCGGTGGTGGGCGTGGTCCTCGTGCTCGCGCTCGTCGCCTACGTCGCGTACCTGCTCGGCCGCCCGCGCGTCAGCGCCAACGGCGCCGTCACCGCCAGCGTGCTCGACCCCTCCCGGTGGGACATCCTGCTCGACCGCAACCTGTGGCGGAACATCGGCCGAGGCTGGCTGGCCACGGTGCAGGCCGCCGCCGTCGCGTCGGTGCTCGCGGTCGCCATCGGCGTGCTGTTCTCGTTCCTCCGCACGGCACGCACCGCCTGGGTCCGGGTGCCGACCACGATCGTCCTCGAGTTCTTCCGCGGCATGCCCGTGCTGCTGATGATGCTGTTCATCCTGCTGGTCTTCTCGACGGGCGCGTTCTGGGCCGTCGTGGCGGCGCTGGCCGTCTACAACGGCGCGTTGATCGGCGAGGCCCTGCGCTCCGGCATCGCGGCCCTTCCGCGGGGCCAGCGCGAGGCGGGGCTCGCCATCGGCCTCTCGCCGGTGCAGACGCGCTTCGCCATCGAGTTCCCCCAGGCGTTCCGCCAGATGCTGCCGATCATCCTGGCTCAGCTGGTCGTCCTGCTGAAGGACACCTCACTCGGCTACATCGTCGGCTACGTCGAGCTCACGAGGCAGGGGCTGAACCGGCTCGGCACCTCCTACGGCAGCACCTACACGTTCACGCTGTTCGCGGTCGTGCTGGTCGTCTACCTGATCACGAACCTCGTCTTCTCCTACGTCGTGCGGGTCGTCGACCGACGCACGGGCCGACGCGGCGTCATCCGGACGAAGGGCGGCGGGGGCGGTCTCGGCGGCCCTGGCCTCCTCGCCCGTGCCGGGCGTCCGAACATCCCCGCGACGACCGGGGACGCCAGCGGAGGCGGCGGAGGCGGTCGCTGA
- the pheS gene encoding phenylalanine--tRNA ligase subunit alpha encodes MSDSVPISEEAVSAAVDAALAAVATAASVAELKAARAQHAGEASVLARMNAGLRDLPNDQKAAAGKLVGGARGRVGQAVAAREGELAELEEAQRLVDEAVDVTALPTRRRVGARHPLALLQEEMLDLFVGMGWEVSEGPELEHEWFNFDALNFDADHPARAMQDTFFVDPVDAHLVLRTHTSPVQIRTLLAKELPVYNVATGRVFRTDELDATHTPVFTQIEGIAIDRGLTMAHLRGTLEHLARSMFGQGAQIRLRPNYFPFTEPSAEMDVWQPNAKGGARWVEWGGCGMVNPNVLRAAGIDPEVHQGFAFGMGIERTLQFRNDLNDMRDMVEGDVRFSEQFGMVV; translated from the coding sequence GTGTCAGACTCCGTCCCCATCTCCGAAGAGGCCGTCTCGGCCGCGGTCGATGCGGCCCTCGCGGCCGTCGCGACCGCCGCCTCCGTCGCCGAGCTCAAGGCGGCCCGTGCCCAGCACGCCGGCGAGGCGTCGGTCCTGGCACGCATGAACGCCGGTCTCCGCGACCTGCCGAACGACCAGAAGGCCGCGGCGGGCAAGCTCGTCGGCGGCGCACGTGGCCGTGTCGGCCAGGCGGTGGCCGCTCGTGAGGGCGAGCTCGCCGAGCTCGAAGAGGCTCAGCGCCTCGTCGACGAGGCGGTCGACGTCACGGCCCTGCCCACCCGTCGCCGGGTCGGCGCGCGGCACCCGCTCGCCCTCCTGCAAGAAGAGATGCTCGACCTGTTCGTCGGCATGGGCTGGGAGGTCAGCGAGGGGCCAGAGCTCGAGCACGAGTGGTTCAACTTCGACGCGCTGAACTTCGACGCCGACCACCCGGCGCGCGCCATGCAGGACACGTTCTTCGTCGACCCGGTCGACGCGCACCTCGTGCTGCGCACGCACACGTCCCCCGTGCAGATCCGCACGCTCCTCGCGAAGGAGCTGCCCGTCTACAACGTCGCCACCGGTCGTGTCTTCCGCACCGACGAGCTCGACGCGACGCACACCCCGGTCTTCACGCAGATCGAGGGCATCGCGATCGACCGCGGCCTGACGATGGCGCACCTGCGCGGCACGCTCGAGCACCTGGCGCGGTCGATGTTCGGCCAGGGCGCCCAGATCCGGCTCCGGCCGAACTACTTCCCCTTCACCGAGCCGAGTGCCGAGATGGACGTGTGGCAGCCGAACGCCAAGGGCGGTGCGCGCTGGGTCGAGTGGGGCGGCTGCGGCATGGTCAACCCGAACGTCCTCCGGGCGGCGGGCATCGACCCCGAGGTGCACCAGGGCTTCGCGTTCGGCATGGGCATCGAGCGGACCCTCCAGTTCCGCAACGACCTCAACGACATGCGCGACATGGTCGAGGGCGACGTCAGGTTCAGCGAGCAGTTCGGGATGGTGGTCTGA
- the pheT gene encoding phenylalanine--tRNA ligase subunit beta — MRVPLSWLGEHVDLPDDVSLEHVHAALVSVGFEEEDVHVGDVTGPLVVGQVLELQPEPQKNGKTINWCQVAVGPDDVRGIVCGAHNFVVGDKVVVSLPGAVLPGPFPIAARKTYGHVSDGMIASTRELGLGDEHDGILLLSSLGLDPEVGTDAIALLGLDEAAVEINVTPDRGYALSMRGVAREYSHATGASFTDPAGTVEPAAADGFAVTVVDDAPVRGRQAVATFVTRVVRGIDASRPTPTWMSSRLRLAGVRSISLPVDVTNYVMLELGQPIHGYDLANVQGGLTVRRAASGEQLQTLDGTVRTLHVEDLVITDEQGAVGIAGVMGGARTEMGAGTTDVLIEAATFDPVSIARSARRHKLPSEASRRFERGVDPAVSAPAAQRVVDLLVELAGGTADALGSSLDESVAPGAVALPRGRAASLMGVDYTADEVVGALRAVGSAVVESGEGWQVTPPTWRSDLRTSADLVEEVARITGYDRIPSVLPVAPPGRGLSREQKLRRRVAASLAAAGSVEVQAYPFVRPDQNAAFGSVDGSTGGAAVPAVTLANPLDSAAPQLRRSLLPGLLDVVRRNTSRGLVDVSVFESGTVFLPVEGTTYGTAEVPAGAERPGEELLASLAASLPAQPRHLAVAVVGDVVDRQPGQPAVAAGLADVLDDLRLAVRAAGAEAVFRTGRHPSLHPGRTAEVLVAGEVVGVAGELLPTVSAELDLPRVVAVGEIDLDRVLALSDVPVQPTAISSYPAATQDLSLVVGVDVAAGDLLETVREGAGDLLESVRLVDDYRGTGLPEATKSLTFALRFRAADRTLTAAEATQAKQGAVRLAGERSGATLRE, encoded by the coding sequence ATGCGGGTTCCGCTGAGTTGGCTCGGCGAGCACGTCGACCTCCCCGACGACGTCTCGCTCGAGCACGTGCACGCCGCGCTGGTGTCCGTCGGCTTCGAAGAAGAAGACGTCCACGTCGGCGACGTGACGGGCCCCCTCGTCGTGGGCCAGGTGCTGGAGCTGCAGCCAGAGCCGCAGAAGAACGGCAAGACGATCAACTGGTGCCAGGTCGCCGTCGGCCCCGACGACGTCCGCGGCATCGTCTGCGGCGCCCACAACTTCGTCGTGGGCGACAAGGTCGTCGTGTCGCTGCCGGGCGCGGTGCTACCGGGGCCGTTCCCGATCGCCGCGCGCAAGACCTACGGGCACGTCTCGGACGGCATGATCGCGTCGACGCGCGAGCTCGGCCTCGGCGACGAGCACGACGGCATCCTCCTGCTCAGCTCGCTCGGTCTCGACCCCGAGGTCGGCACCGACGCCATCGCGCTCCTCGGGCTCGACGAGGCCGCCGTCGAGATCAACGTCACGCCCGACCGCGGCTACGCGCTCAGCATGCGCGGCGTGGCTCGCGAGTACTCCCACGCGACCGGCGCCTCCTTCACCGACCCCGCCGGCACGGTCGAGCCCGCGGCGGCCGACGGCTTCGCCGTGACCGTCGTCGACGACGCCCCGGTGCGCGGCCGCCAGGCCGTGGCCACCTTCGTCACCCGGGTGGTCCGGGGCATCGACGCCTCGCGGCCCACGCCGACCTGGATGTCGTCGCGGCTGCGCCTCGCGGGCGTCCGCTCGATCTCGCTGCCGGTCGACGTCACGAACTACGTGATGCTCGAGCTCGGCCAGCCGATCCACGGCTACGACCTGGCGAACGTGCAGGGCGGGCTCACCGTGCGCCGGGCCGCGTCCGGCGAGCAGCTGCAGACCCTCGACGGCACCGTCCGCACCCTCCACGTCGAAGACCTGGTCATCACGGACGAGCAGGGTGCCGTCGGCATCGCCGGCGTCATGGGCGGCGCACGCACCGAGATGGGCGCGGGCACCACCGACGTCCTCATCGAGGCCGCCACGTTCGACCCGGTCTCCATCGCGCGCAGCGCCCGCCGGCACAAGCTGCCGAGCGAGGCGTCCCGTCGCTTCGAGCGCGGCGTCGACCCGGCCGTCTCCGCCCCCGCGGCGCAGCGGGTCGTCGACCTGCTGGTCGAGCTCGCGGGCGGCACAGCCGATGCGCTCGGCTCCTCGCTGGACGAGTCCGTCGCACCCGGGGCCGTCGCGCTGCCGCGCGGCCGCGCCGCCAGCCTCATGGGCGTCGACTACACGGCGGACGAGGTCGTGGGCGCGCTGCGCGCCGTCGGCTCCGCCGTCGTCGAGTCGGGCGAGGGGTGGCAGGTGACCCCGCCGACCTGGCGCAGCGACCTCCGCACGTCGGCCGACCTGGTCGAAGAAGTGGCCCGGATCACCGGGTACGACCGCATCCCGTCCGTCCTGCCGGTGGCTCCTCCCGGGCGCGGCCTCTCTCGCGAGCAGAAGCTGCGCCGACGGGTCGCGGCCTCGCTGGCCGCGGCAGGCTCGGTCGAGGTCCAGGCCTACCCCTTCGTCCGTCCTGACCAGAACGCGGCCTTCGGCTCGGTCGACGGGTCGACGGGCGGGGCAGCCGTGCCTGCCGTCACGCTCGCGAACCCGCTCGACTCCGCCGCTCCCCAGCTGCGTCGCTCGCTGCTGCCCGGGCTGCTCGACGTCGTGCGCCGCAACACCTCTCGTGGCCTGGTCGACGTGTCCGTGTTCGAGAGCGGCACGGTCTTCCTCCCGGTCGAGGGCACGACCTACGGCACGGCCGAGGTCCCCGCCGGTGCCGAGCGCCCCGGTGAGGAGCTCCTCGCCTCGCTCGCCGCCAGTCTGCCCGCGCAGCCCCGCCACCTGGCCGTGGCCGTCGTCGGCGACGTCGTCGACCGCCAGCCAGGTCAGCCTGCCGTCGCCGCCGGCCTGGCCGACGTGCTCGACGACCTCCGGCTCGCCGTCCGCGCCGCCGGGGCCGAGGCCGTGTTCCGCACAGGTCGGCACCCGTCGCTGCACCCCGGTCGCACCGCTGAGGTGCTGGTCGCCGGCGAGGTCGTCGGCGTGGCCGGCGAGCTGCTGCCCACGGTGTCGGCCGAGCTCGACCTGCCGCGCGTCGTCGCGGTCGGCGAGATCGACCTCGACCGTGTCCTCGCCCTGTCCGACGTCCCCGTCCAGCCGACGGCGATCTCGTCCTACCCGGCCGCGACGCAGGACCTGTCGCTCGTCGTGGGCGTGGACGTCGCCGCGGGCGACCTGCTCGAGACGGTCCGCGAGGGCGCCGGCGACCTGCTCGAGTCCGTGCGGCTCGTCGACGACTATCGCGGAACGGGCCTGCCGGAGGCGACCAAGTCGCTGACCTTCGCGCTGCGCTTCCGCGCTGCCGACCGCACGCTGACGGCCGCCGAGGCGACCCAGGCGAAGCAGGGGGCCGTCCGCCTCGCCGGAGAGCGATCAGGGGCGACGCTCCGCGAGTGA